One genomic region from Gemmatimonadota bacterium encodes:
- a CDS encoding BamA/TamA family outer membrane protein, with protein sequence MTQLWAWKMASIGTLLGICSAAAGGQGENAVNAPPTSTALASMGSGNAAPAPLLCHGETITSIEIHAYPPFEAGGANLTARVARLATNLHATTRPEVISRFLPIRVGDACEDRRLHEAERILRAQPFIADANLLVTPDGTGGVNIDVVTFDEVSLVVDGTITSKSPVIRSVRFGEENLSGAALSATGAWEKSRFYRDIYKARVVEYQLFGRPYQLSVQGTRNEIGGTWDALITHPFLTDLQRTSWRASAGSSTGYRYFLRGRDPNAALPFTRAYADVGGVLAFGLVRHVFLIGATVSKERERTGRMPVLVLNTVVPDTSTALIGRYGEHRTDRVNLLLGFRNSRFMQVRAFDAVEGTQDMRTGMQLATLFGRGFKLTPKDERDYFMSTDLYYGYGTPQSFAGMEIMGERRRNLDTHRFDGVLASGRAAWYAHPSAKHTSIFDVEYSGGSRQRVPFQLSLADRDGGMRGYGSSDLGGGQRVVMRLEDRYRLGHVRQFAGLASAVWVDAGRLWAGDAPFGVNTNVKYAVGVGLLAALPPRSRRTWRVDFAFPLNDRGDSKFEIRFTNHDFTRWFWHEPGDVQTSRERAIPNSVYNWP encoded by the coding sequence ATGACACAGCTCTGGGCTTGGAAGATGGCGTCGATCGGCACTCTTCTCGGAATCTGCTCTGCGGCGGCCGGCGGGCAAGGGGAGAATGCCGTCAACGCGCCCCCGACAAGCACGGCGCTCGCCAGCATGGGGTCGGGGAACGCGGCACCAGCCCCACTGCTCTGTCACGGTGAAACCATAACGTCGATTGAAATCCATGCCTATCCGCCGTTCGAGGCGGGCGGCGCCAATCTCACTGCCCGCGTCGCGAGATTGGCCACGAACCTCCATGCCACGACGCGACCCGAGGTAATAAGCCGCTTCCTGCCGATCCGCGTGGGCGATGCCTGTGAGGATCGGCGTTTGCACGAAGCCGAGCGCATACTACGGGCGCAGCCGTTCATTGCCGATGCGAATCTGCTGGTGACTCCTGACGGCACCGGTGGCGTAAACATCGACGTGGTCACGTTCGACGAAGTGTCGCTAGTGGTCGACGGCACCATCACGTCCAAATCGCCGGTCATTCGCTCGGTGCGTTTTGGTGAGGAGAATCTGTCGGGAGCGGCGCTGTCTGCAACGGGAGCGTGGGAGAAGAGTCGATTCTACCGCGACATCTACAAGGCGCGCGTTGTGGAATATCAGTTGTTCGGCAGGCCATATCAGCTTTCGGTTCAGGGAACGCGAAACGAGATCGGCGGGACCTGGGATGCACTCATAACGCATCCATTCCTCACTGATCTGCAACGGACGTCGTGGCGTGCGTCGGCCGGTTCTTCGACCGGTTACAGATATTTTCTCCGAGGACGGGACCCCAACGCTGCGCTTCCCTTCACGCGTGCGTACGCTGATGTCGGCGGAGTTCTGGCGTTCGGCCTCGTACGACATGTCTTCCTGATAGGAGCGACTGTTTCCAAGGAGCGCGAGCGGACGGGCCGTATGCCGGTGCTCGTGCTCAACACGGTTGTGCCCGATACTAGCACCGCGCTCATCGGGCGCTATGGTGAGCATCGGACCGATCGCGTCAATCTGCTGCTGGGCTTTCGCAATTCCCGCTTCATGCAGGTGAGAGCCTTCGACGCGGTTGAGGGGACACAGGACATGCGCACCGGCATGCAGTTGGCGACGCTGTTCGGGCGGGGATTCAAGCTGACTCCCAAGGACGAGCGAGACTATTTCATGTCGACCGACCTCTATTACGGGTACGGGACCCCGCAGTCTTTTGCAGGTATGGAAATCATGGGCGAGCGGCGTCGCAATCTCGACACGCACCGGTTCGATGGTGTGCTCGCTAGCGGCAGGGCGGCCTGGTACGCGCATCCGTCGGCCAAGCACACGTCGATCTTCGATGTGGAGTACAGCGGTGGTTCGCGCCAGAGGGTCCCGTTTCAGCTCTCACTTGCCGACCGCGACGGCGGAATGCGAGGCTACGGCTCGTCGGATCTCGGCGGTGGACAGCGCGTCGTAATGCGATTGGAGGACCGTTACCGCCTGGGACACGTTCGTCAGTTCGCCGGTCTCGCCAGCGCGGTCTGGGTGGACGCGGGACGTTTGTGGGCCGGTGACGCCCCGTTCGGAGTCAATACGAACGTCAAATACGCTGTCGGCGTCGGCCTTCTCGCCGCTTTGCCACCGCGGTCGCGGCGGACATGGCGCGTCGATTTCGCCTTCCCGCTGAACGACCGCGGCGATTCAAAGTTCGAGATCCGCTTCACGAATCACGACTTCACGCGCTGGTTCTGGCACGAGCCCGGCGACGTTCAGACCAGCCGCGAGCGCGCGATCCCGAACTCGGTTTACAACTGGCCCTGA
- a CDS encoding gamma-glutamyl-gamma-aminobutyrate hydrolase family protein — MSFRPIVAVSAAVRSERDVPFAHLRTTYLTALENARLVPLVAAPLHDPTAAEDLMEHVDALVLTGGADLNPALYDAPRHPMLGAVSDIRDHWEIALVNAAKRRGTPLLAICRGAQLLNVALGGSLIQDIPSQHPSDINHDPDRPRTSRTHSVEIQTESRLARAIGLTNLEVNSVHHQSIERVADELRVVAVAPDGVIEGVESAADSPWWCVGVQWHPEDLIGTDESWDRDIFSSFARVIGKR, encoded by the coding sequence GTGTCATTCCGTCCAATTGTAGCGGTTAGCGCCGCAGTCCGCAGCGAGCGCGACGTACCGTTTGCGCACTTGAGAACGACCTACCTCACAGCCCTGGAGAACGCACGGCTCGTACCACTCGTCGCCGCCCCACTCCACGACCCCACTGCCGCGGAAGATCTCATGGAGCACGTAGACGCCCTGGTGCTCACCGGTGGCGCCGACCTCAATCCTGCACTGTACGACGCGCCCCGGCATCCCATGCTCGGCGCCGTGTCCGACATCAGAGATCACTGGGAGATCGCGCTGGTCAATGCCGCGAAGCGACGTGGGACTCCGCTGCTCGCCATTTGCCGGGGCGCACAGCTGCTCAACGTGGCGCTCGGCGGCTCGCTGATACAGGATATTCCAAGCCAGCATCCGAGCGACATCAACCACGATCCCGATCGGCCTCGCACATCGCGTACGCATTCCGTCGAAATTCAGACCGAATCGCGACTAGCGCGTGCCATCGGGCTGACGAACCTGGAAGTCAATTCCGTGCATCATCAGTCCATCGAGCGCGTCGCAGACGAGCTTCGGGTGGTCGCAGTTGCGCCAGACGGAGTGATCGAGGGCGTCGAATCGGCCGCGGATTCACCGTGGTGGTGCGTCGGAGTTCAATGGCACCCGGAAGACCTCATCGGCACCGACGAGTCCTGGGACCGCGATATTTTCAGCTCATTCGCCAGAGTGATCGGTAAGCGATGA
- a CDS encoding glycosyltransferase family 4 protein produces MTLRSLHIDAGRSWRGGQRQVFLLATSLRSHGCEPLVVGVGGSPLLERLQAAGIATASVPMRSDWDLRSAKRLRSIIRAWHPDIVHAHDARAHAISLIALAGDTTPLVVTRRVTFPLKSVRVKYGLRVTRFIAISNAVKTAMVRSGVDAHRIVVVHSGVPTPSAPAPRDWRKELGWPRDTVLAGVVGAMTAEKGIDSLRHVGSWLSENAIGRTRVILLGGTAKGPIKLGPLRAHQAGFVSDIHNGMAGLDILWHPAVEEGLGTVLIDSLALRVPPVAFDVGGISEIVENGKNGLLVPLGDFRAFAAAHESLLEAGLRSRLAADGPARAALFSVEGMTQGVERVYQQILTA; encoded by the coding sequence GTGACGCTCCGATCGCTGCACATCGACGCTGGCCGCAGTTGGCGTGGCGGCCAGCGCCAGGTATTTCTACTGGCGACGTCGCTGCGCTCACACGGATGCGAGCCGCTCGTGGTGGGCGTCGGCGGCTCTCCGCTGCTCGAACGGCTCCAGGCGGCAGGGATCGCCACAGCGTCGGTCCCGATGCGGTCGGATTGGGATCTACGCTCCGCCAAGCGCCTGCGGTCGATCATTCGGGCGTGGCACCCGGACATCGTTCACGCGCACGATGCGCGAGCACACGCGATCTCGCTGATCGCACTTGCCGGTGACACGACTCCTCTCGTCGTCACCCGGCGCGTTACGTTCCCGCTCAAATCGGTACGCGTGAAATACGGCCTCCGCGTCACGCGGTTCATAGCCATATCGAATGCGGTGAAGACGGCAATGGTGCGCTCGGGGGTCGATGCACATCGGATCGTCGTAGTACACTCGGGTGTCCCGACACCGTCCGCGCCCGCACCGCGAGACTGGCGCAAGGAGCTCGGCTGGCCTCGCGACACGGTGCTTGCCGGCGTCGTGGGCGCGATGACGGCTGAAAAAGGGATCGATTCGCTCCGGCACGTTGGCAGCTGGCTCAGCGAGAACGCGATCGGCCGGACGCGCGTCATTCTGCTTGGCGGCACGGCAAAGGGACCGATCAAACTGGGCCCGTTGCGAGCCCACCAGGCTGGCTTCGTCTCCGACATCCACAATGGGATGGCCGGCCTCGACATCCTGTGGCACCCAGCCGTCGAGGAGGGGCTTGGAACGGTCCTCATCGATTCGCTGGCCCTCAGGGTTCCGCCGGTGGCGTTCGACGTCGGTGGAATCTCCGAGATTGTGGAAAACGGCAAAAACGGACTTCTTGTCCCCTTAGGTGATTTCAGAGCCTTCGCCGCAGCGCATGAGTCACTGCTGGAGGCGGGCTTGCGGAGCCGGTTGGCGGCTGATGGCCCAGCACGCGCGGCGCTTTTCAGCGTGGAGGGGATGACCCAAGGCGTGGAACGGGTGTACCAACAGATCCTTACTGCCTAA
- a CDS encoding glycosyltransferase family 2 protein, with protein sequence MLHICIPTYNEGPTVGVLLWRIRKVFQEYSREYEVIVYDDGSTDDTAATLEPYCKVLPLTVLHGATRQGFGHALGALCADVSRRTKYPRRDAMVVMQADFTDQPESLPELLKRFEGGADIVTTERAQQSMPAAVRRLAKFGPWMMRPFVSARDVADPFASFKMYRISLMRDYAKSSGDIPLVTSDGWAANLELFLKLAPLARKIEKVAVEPRYDLRPRETRVRPFADAMALYRAGRASGGWRKAAT encoded by the coding sequence ATGCTTCACATCTGCATTCCAACCTACAACGAAGGCCCGACCGTGGGAGTTCTGCTCTGGCGCATCCGCAAGGTGTTCCAGGAGTATTCCCGCGAGTACGAAGTCATCGTTTACGACGATGGAAGCACTGACGACACGGCGGCCACGCTGGAGCCGTACTGCAAGGTCCTTCCACTCACGGTTTTGCATGGCGCCACGAGGCAGGGCTTCGGTCACGCCCTGGGCGCGCTGTGCGCCGATGTTTCGCGTCGGACCAAGTACCCACGACGAGACGCAATGGTCGTGATGCAGGCGGATTTTACGGACCAGCCGGAGTCACTCCCGGAACTGCTCAAGAGGTTCGAGGGAGGCGCCGACATCGTAACCACGGAGCGCGCACAGCAGAGTATGCCGGCAGCGGTACGCAGGCTTGCGAAATTCGGTCCGTGGATGATGCGCCCGTTCGTGTCGGCCAGGGACGTAGCCGATCCGTTCGCGTCGTTCAAGATGTATCGCATCTCGCTGATGCGCGATTATGCCAAGTCGTCGGGCGACATTCCACTCGTGACGAGTGATGGATGGGCGGCTAACCTGGAGCTCTTTCTCAAGCTCGCGCCTCTCGCGCGCAAGATCGAGAAAGTCGCGGTCGAGCCGCGTTACGATCTGCGGCCGCGTGAGACGCGCGTGCGCCCGTTCGCCGACGCGATGGCCTTGTATCGCGCCGGACGCGCGTCGGGCGGATGGCGGAAGGCAGCCACGTGA
- a CDS encoding DUF3108 domain-containing protein, translating to MASALIKLAIAGSLSITISASAQTPTTAGPAAATSVAQADSTMSVPFGVGETAEYDVKFGALKVGTASTVVKDIEQVRGISAWHTVFSLKGGTFFYHVDDVFESWVDRSTFSSLRFYQTQQEGSSDRQKRYEIYPDRGTYMEMDKKPPREHAGVKDPLDDGSFLFFVRTLPLEVGHTYESNRYFRPERNPIRVRVLRKETIDVPAGRFDCVVLQPVIKTQGIFSENGKAEVWLSDDSRHVLVQLKSKLSFGSINLYLRSYKAGN from the coding sequence ATGGCGTCGGCGCTCATCAAGCTCGCAATCGCAGGCAGCCTTTCCATAACCATCTCCGCCTCGGCGCAGACACCGACGACCGCGGGGCCGGCGGCGGCGACCAGTGTTGCGCAGGCTGACAGTACGATGTCCGTACCATTCGGCGTCGGCGAGACCGCCGAGTACGACGTCAAGTTCGGTGCGCTCAAGGTGGGCACGGCGAGCACGGTGGTGAAGGACATCGAGCAGGTGCGCGGCATATCTGCGTGGCACACCGTGTTCAGCCTGAAGGGCGGGACGTTCTTCTACCATGTCGACGACGTCTTCGAGAGTTGGGTAGATCGAAGCACTTTCTCTTCCCTGCGTTTTTACCAGACGCAACAGGAAGGGTCGAGCGATCGACAGAAGCGGTACGAGATCTATCCCGATCGCGGCACGTACATGGAGATGGACAAGAAGCCGCCACGCGAACACGCAGGTGTGAAGGATCCGCTCGACGACGGATCGTTTCTGTTCTTCGTGCGGACGTTACCGCTCGAGGTGGGACATACCTACGAGTCCAATCGGTACTTCCGTCCCGAGCGCAACCCGATCCGGGTTCGCGTCCTGCGCAAGGAAACGATTGACGTGCCTGCGGGGAGATTCGATTGCGTCGTGCTGCAGCCGGTCATCAAGACGCAGGGGATATTCTCGGAGAATGGAAAGGCCGAGGTGTGGCTGTCGGATGATAGCAGACACGTTCTGGTACAGCTCAAGTCGAAGCTGTCGTTCGGTTCGATCAATCTTTATTTGAGATCGTACAAAGCCGGGAACTGA
- a CDS encoding FAD-dependent oxidoreductase, translated as MVADVTVVGRGIIALSAALELADRGLAVRLVGTTHSGNASAAAGGMLAPSIDSETGPAHDFAMASRDYYPGYAAALAERTGRQIPTNDAGTIELAFDEIEADTLRRSNDRSARWVPPEELAALEPAVASCLGGLLHPSDGAVEPLALLDALGIAIAAHDGITTVREDCRELHASELGCNVLTDMESRFASDYVVLAAGAWTPLIAGSGDCVAAVQPVRGQMLAFESDAVRHVICGAGGYLIPRSEGITVAGGTMEHSGFEVETTADGIESIRARAVALCPALAGVPIHSSWAGLRPITPDLLPIIGADPERPRVIYACGHSRNGILLAPLTAQVVADLVTGAASHYDLSRFRPGRH; from the coding sequence ATGGTTGCTGACGTAACGGTTGTCGGTAGAGGAATAATAGCGCTGTCAGCGGCGCTGGAGTTGGCCGACCGGGGTCTGGCTGTTCGTCTGGTTGGTACCACGCATTCCGGAAATGCATCCGCCGCCGCGGGCGGGATGCTGGCGCCATCCATCGATAGCGAAACCGGGCCGGCGCACGATTTCGCGATGGCGTCCCGGGACTACTATCCCGGCTACGCCGCCGCCCTGGCCGAGCGGACAGGACGGCAGATCCCGACGAACGATGCCGGGACTATCGAACTAGCGTTCGACGAAATAGAAGCAGACACGCTACGACGTTCGAACGACCGTTCGGCGAGGTGGGTTCCGCCGGAAGAGCTTGCGGCGCTGGAGCCGGCTGTCGCCTCGTGTCTGGGCGGACTGTTGCATCCCTCCGATGGCGCCGTGGAGCCGTTGGCGCTGCTCGACGCGCTCGGCATCGCAATCGCGGCGCACGACGGGATCACCACGGTGCGCGAGGATTGCCGAGAGCTGCATGCGTCCGAGCTTGGCTGCAACGTGCTCACGGACATGGAAAGCCGCTTCGCTTCCGATTACGTGGTCCTTGCGGCGGGTGCGTGGACGCCGCTGATCGCTGGATCCGGCGACTGCGTTGCAGCGGTTCAACCCGTCCGGGGCCAGATGCTGGCCTTCGAGAGCGACGCGGTGCGACACGTGATCTGTGGCGCCGGTGGATATCTGATTCCGCGCAGCGAAGGAATTACCGTTGCGGGCGGGACCATGGAGCACTCGGGTTTCGAGGTGGAGACGACGGCAGACGGTATCGAATCCATCCGCGCGCGCGCGGTGGCGCTATGTCCTGCGCTCGCCGGCGTGCCGATTCACTCGAGTTGGGCGGGGCTGCGGCCGATCACGCCGGACCTGCTGCCAATCATCGGCGCCGATCCGGAGCGGCCACGCGTGATCTACGCGTGCGGTCATTCGCGCAACGGAATACTGCTCGCGCCACTCACCGCGCAGGTCGTAGCCGATCTGGTGACGGGCGCCGCATCACACTACGACCTGAGTCGATTTCGGCCCGGGCGGCATTAG
- the lipA gene encoding lipoyl synthase → MAELLYQIMGRHRAEPLPERKPSWLKVRAPGGPNYLRLTQMMRELNLHTVCEEAHCPNIGECWEHGTATFMILGDVCTRNCAYCAVAHGRPASYDIAEPERVGDAVAELRLRHAVITSVDRDDLPDFGAYIFAETIRQIKQRLPDCSVEVLVPDFQGNRDSIATVLEARPDIYNHNTETVPRLYKKCRPGGRYPRVMEIFRTAKELAPDIPTKSGLILGMGETLKEVELVMRDLREVDVDILTLGQYLRPSDSHIPLDRYVTPAEFRELYEIGMSMGFRHVESGPLVRSSYHAWEQVQAAGVN, encoded by the coding sequence ATGGCTGAACTGCTGTACCAGATCATGGGGCGCCATAGGGCTGAACCCCTTCCTGAGCGAAAGCCTTCCTGGCTCAAGGTCAGGGCGCCCGGCGGTCCCAACTATCTGCGCCTGACGCAGATGATGCGTGAGCTGAACCTGCACACGGTGTGCGAGGAAGCTCATTGCCCCAATATCGGCGAATGCTGGGAGCATGGCACCGCGACCTTCATGATCCTGGGCGACGTGTGTACCCGCAACTGCGCGTACTGCGCCGTCGCGCACGGTCGTCCTGCCTCATACGACATCGCGGAGCCTGAGCGGGTTGGCGACGCGGTTGCCGAGCTCAGGCTGCGTCACGCCGTGATCACTTCGGTGGACCGCGACGACCTGCCCGATTTTGGGGCCTACATTTTTGCTGAAACCATTCGGCAGATCAAGCAGCGGCTCCCTGATTGCTCCGTGGAGGTTCTGGTTCCAGACTTTCAGGGGAACCGGGACAGCATTGCGACGGTGCTCGAAGCCAGGCCCGACATCTACAACCACAACACCGAGACGGTGCCGCGGCTGTACAAGAAGTGCCGGCCCGGGGGTCGTTATCCCCGCGTGATGGAGATTTTCCGCACCGCCAAGGAGCTGGCGCCCGACATTCCGACCAAATCCGGGCTGATTCTCGGAATGGGCGAGACGCTGAAAGAAGTCGAACTCGTGATGCGCGACCTGCGCGAAGTGGATGTGGACATTCTCACGCTGGGCCAGTACCTGCGGCCGTCCGACAGTCACATTCCGCTGGATCGTTACGTGACACCGGCGGAATTCCGCGAGTTGTATGAAATCGGCATGTCGATGGGCTTCAGACATGTCGAGTCAGGTCCCCTTGTGCGCAGCAGTTACCACGCCTGGGAACAGGTTCAGGCGGCTGGAGTCAACTGA
- the pdhA gene encoding pyruvate dehydrogenase (acetyl-transferring) E1 component subunit alpha codes for MAKKNTSSPAAANARETAVAYLHSMLMQRRFEEKSAEAYAIGKIGGFCHLYIGQEAVSTGTMAALRPDDYVITAYRDHGLALARGMTANEIMAELFGRATGCSGGKGGSMHLFDSKLNFLGGHGIVGGHIPIATGVAFAISYRGGDQVCVCFFGEAAVNIGAFHEALNMASLWNLPVVFIIENNRYGMGTAISRSTAQQDVVKRAESYAMIGTSVDGQDVFAVRKEMDEAIERARKEQRPTLVEVRTTRFMGHSMSDAASGTYRSKEELDQSMQRDPIVLLKTKMLSDGMITEADYNKMDDEAKAAAQAAWDFADASPEPSPEELFTHVLSDESTVGAANHAELAGVGR; via the coding sequence ATGGCTAAGAAAAACACATCTTCTCCGGCAGCCGCGAATGCTCGCGAGACCGCCGTCGCCTATCTGCACTCGATGCTGATGCAGCGCCGCTTCGAGGAAAAAAGCGCGGAAGCGTACGCGATCGGAAAGATCGGCGGCTTCTGTCACCTATACATCGGCCAGGAAGCGGTTTCCACCGGCACGATGGCCGCACTTCGACCAGACGACTACGTGATCACCGCGTACCGCGATCACGGACTGGCGCTGGCTCGCGGAATGACGGCGAACGAAATCATGGCGGAGCTGTTCGGCCGCGCCACAGGTTGCTCCGGCGGCAAGGGCGGTTCGATGCACCTCTTCGACAGCAAGCTGAACTTTCTGGGCGGCCACGGCATCGTGGGCGGCCACATTCCGATCGCCACGGGCGTGGCATTCGCGATCTCGTATCGTGGCGGCGACCAGGTGTGCGTCTGCTTTTTTGGCGAAGCTGCCGTCAACATCGGTGCTTTTCACGAGGCACTGAACATGGCATCGCTGTGGAATCTGCCGGTCGTGTTCATCATCGAGAACAATCGTTACGGTATGGGAACGGCGATCAGCCGCTCCACGGCGCAGCAGGATGTGGTGAAGCGCGCGGAATCGTACGCGATGATCGGCACGTCCGTCGACGGTCAGGACGTGTTCGCCGTGCGCAAGGAGATGGACGAAGCGATCGAGCGTGCGCGCAAGGAGCAGCGCCCGACGCTGGTCGAGGTCCGCACCACGCGCTTCATGGGGCACTCCATGTCTGACGCGGCGAGCGGAACCTACCGCTCCAAGGAAGAGCTGGATCAGAGCATGCAGCGCGATCCGATCGTGTTGCTCAAGACGAAGATGCTGAGCGATGGAATGATCACGGAAGCCGACTACAACAAGATGGATGACGAGGCCAAGGCTGCGGCACAGGCCGCATGGGATTTCGCCGATGCATCACCGGAACCGTCTCCGGAAGAGCTGTTCACGCACGTGCTGAGCGACGAATCGACGGTTGGTGCCGCGAACCACGCCGAACTCGCGGGGGTCGGACGATGA
- a CDS encoding pyruvate dehydrogenase complex E1 component subunit beta, which yields MTVMTYRDALNQALREELTRDESVFLMGEEVAEYNGAYKVSRGLLDEFGPKRIVDTPITELGFAGVGVGAAMAGLRPIIEFMTWNFALLALDQVVNAAAKMLYMSNGQYKMPMVFRGPNGAALQLSAQHSQAWESWLAHIPGLKVVAPGTPADAKGLLKAAIRDDNPVVVLEGEMLYNTKGEVDENPDIVIPLGKAELKREGEHCSIITSGKMVLVALQAADQLAKQGVNVDVVDLRTIRPMDVEAIATSVAKTNRAVVVEEGWELCGIGAQVVDYIQRECFDDLDAPVVRVHQADVPMPYAKNLEKLAKPDAAKTVAAVKRVMYLED from the coding sequence ATGACCGTCATGACATATCGCGATGCGCTCAACCAGGCATTGCGCGAAGAGTTGACCCGCGACGAGTCGGTGTTCCTGATGGGCGAGGAAGTCGCCGAGTACAATGGCGCGTACAAGGTGTCGCGCGGGTTGCTGGATGAATTCGGTCCCAAGCGAATCGTGGACACACCGATCACCGAGCTCGGATTCGCCGGCGTAGGCGTAGGCGCGGCGATGGCAGGCTTGCGTCCGATCATCGAATTCATGACGTGGAACTTCGCGCTTCTTGCACTGGACCAGGTCGTGAACGCGGCTGCCAAGATGCTGTACATGTCCAACGGACAGTACAAGATGCCGATGGTATTCCGCGGACCGAATGGCGCGGCACTGCAGTTGTCGGCGCAGCACTCGCAGGCCTGGGAGAGCTGGTTGGCACATATCCCTGGTCTCAAGGTTGTCGCTCCCGGCACGCCTGCCGATGCGAAGGGACTGCTCAAGGCTGCGATCCGCGACGACAATCCCGTCGTGGTGCTCGAAGGCGAGATGCTCTACAACACGAAGGGCGAGGTCGATGAGAATCCGGACATCGTGATTCCACTCGGCAAGGCGGAGCTCAAGCGCGAGGGCGAACATTGCTCGATCATCACCTCCGGAAAGATGGTGCTCGTTGCATTGCAGGCCGCGGATCAGCTCGCGAAGCAGGGCGTGAACGTGGACGTGGTGGATCTGCGCACGATACGACCGATGGACGTCGAGGCAATCGCAACGTCTGTCGCAAAGACCAACCGCGCGGTAGTCGTAGAGGAAGGTTGGGAACTTTGCGGCATCGGCGCGCAGGTTGTGGACTACATCCAGCGCGAGTGTTTCGACGATCTCGATGCGCCGGTGGTCCGCGTGCATCAGGCGGATGTACCTATGCCGTACGCCAAGAATCTGGAAAAGCTCGCGAAGCCGGATGCTGCAAAGACCGTCGCGGCGGTGAAGCGCGTCATGTACCTGGAGGACTGA
- a CDS encoding dihydrolipoamide acetyltransferase family protein translates to MATKVLMEALSPTMEEGRLVKWLKHEGDPIKSGDVLAEVETDKAVMELVARGEGVLRKQLANEGDSSAVGTLLGVVAAPDEDISALVKGAEPTPVPSDNTQQPLGKPADAGDVIAKAKEFEGVTSIPTAARQSQGEASTPPQEQERRGHQRIDTSAHHAEGNGSATPSGRPRSSPLARRLASERGIDLNALRGSGPGGRIVKRDIEQAPAAAAIATAPRTARVGDYRDIPLTQMRKTIAKRLGESIGPIPTFYLTVEFDLTRVAELREAMIAQGAEYKVSFNDIIIKATATALAQHPEVNAHWTGDAIRQFNRVHIGMAVAVEEGLITPVIFDANEKGLSDIAAEARELAGRARERRLKPEEYTGSTFSVSNLGMFGIDQFTAIINPPEAGILAIGAVEEKPVVVDGDLVIRKRLRVTMSCDHRVIDGATGAKFLQTLRRLIENPLMLVF, encoded by the coding sequence ATGGCGACAAAAGTTCTGATGGAAGCGCTGTCACCCACGATGGAAGAAGGGCGCCTCGTCAAGTGGCTCAAGCACGAAGGCGACCCGATAAAGAGCGGCGACGTTCTGGCAGAGGTCGAGACGGACAAGGCGGTGATGGAGCTGGTTGCACGTGGTGAGGGTGTGCTGCGAAAGCAACTTGCCAACGAGGGTGATTCATCCGCAGTCGGAACGCTGCTCGGCGTTGTCGCAGCGCCCGATGAAGACATCTCCGCGCTGGTCAAGGGCGCCGAGCCGACACCGGTGCCGTCCGACAACACGCAGCAGCCTCTGGGCAAGCCAGCCGATGCGGGCGACGTGATCGCGAAGGCCAAGGAGTTCGAGGGAGTCACATCGATTCCGACGGCCGCGCGTCAATCTCAGGGGGAGGCTTCGACACCTCCGCAGGAACAGGAGCGACGCGGACATCAGCGCATCGATACCAGCGCGCACCACGCGGAGGGTAACGGCTCAGCTACGCCATCCGGCAGACCGCGCTCATCTCCACTAGCACGTCGTCTCGCGTCGGAGCGAGGCATCGATCTCAACGCGCTGCGCGGATCCGGCCCCGGTGGCCGTATCGTGAAGCGTGACATCGAGCAGGCGCCCGCCGCTGCCGCGATTGCCACAGCCCCACGCACTGCACGTGTTGGTGATTACCGGGACATTCCGCTCACGCAGATGCGGAAGACGATCGCCAAGCGACTCGGCGAATCCATCGGACCGATCCCGACCTTCTACCTCACCGTCGAGTTCGATCTCACCCGCGTGGCCGAGCTGCGCGAGGCGATGATCGCACAGGGCGCCGAGTACAAGGTGTCGTTCAACGACATCATCATCAAGGCAACTGCGACGGCACTTGCGCAGCACCCTGAAGTGAATGCGCACTGGACCGGCGACGCGATTCGGCAGTTCAATCGTGTGCACATCGGAATGGCTGTCGCTGTGGAAGAAGGGCTCATCACTCCCGTCATCTTCGATGCAAACGAAAAGGGACTCTCGGACATTGCAGCGGAGGCACGAGAGCTGGCCGGACGAGCGCGCGAGCGGAGACTCAAGCCTGAGGAATACACGGGCTCGACTTTTTCCGTCTCGAACCTCGGCATGTTCGGGATCGACCAGTTCACTGCGATAATCAATCCACCCGAAGCAGGGATACTTGCGATCGGAGCAGTCGAAGAAAAGCCGGTTGTAGTCGATGGCGATCTGGTGATACGCAAGCGACTGCGGGTAACGATGAGCTGCGACCATCGCGTGATCGACGGAGCGACGGGGGCGAAATTCCTGCAGACGTTGCGCAGGTTGATCGAGAACCCGTTGATGCTGGTGTTCTGA